A window of Gossypium hirsutum isolate 1008001.06 chromosome D13, Gossypium_hirsutum_v2.1, whole genome shotgun sequence genomic DNA:
CTCAAGAGTGGTTTGTAATTTACTTAACCTATATATCCTATTTATTGAAGTCTGGTGAAAATGATTCCTTTTCTATTCTAATATTTTAGTTTAGTGTGGTTCCATTACCTTAATGTTGTTCATTTCCGTAGCTTTTGAATGCCTTTGTCTTGGTCTTGAATTGATTTAAATGCCGGAATGAAGCTGCAGGTGCATCATTGGAAACGACGTTTCATATCCCATAATTTGAAGTCCGATTGATACGTAATTTTGCATTTGTAGATGCTTCAAATCTGAAGAAAGTGAGCCAATTGTTGAGCCTGGCTGTCAGTCCAAGAGTAATTGCGTCTCACCTGAAACTTGAGCATCCTTTACTTGCCTGATCTGGACTGCATTGCAGAATCTTAGTGGTGCTTGAATCGCATCGTGCGATAAAGCATCCTTTCTATTGGTTTAAAGAAACTGGGTTTTGGGTGATGCAATTGGGGAGCATATTCTTTGGGATGAAAGGGCTATGCAATCACTAACTACATATTCATCTTCAATCCTTTCTCTGCTGCTGTTTGCCTAAACATGGTCACATTTCCGATTCTACATTGACTTCGCATTTCAAAGAGAGTATCCAGTCTATAGGGGCTGGCTAAAGAAGGGGTTTGATCTGGGGTGTCAAATAAAGAGGAATTGTTGAAGGTGTGCAGATTCATACTCAAATATGAGAGTTGGTAAGTCGGCTGTAGAGAGAAAGAAAGGGGAATATGAAGGATTACAAGGAGGTGGTAGAAAATCATTACAGGCGAAATACTTCAGCTTGGAATCTCTGCTTCTGCTAATATGTCTAACAGCATCCTTGCTCATCCTTCCCTTAATACTTCCACCGTTACCTCCCCCACCTTTCATGCTGCTACTGCTTCCCATTGCCATTTTAACCGTGCTAATGTTTTTGGCTTTCATGCCTTCTAACATTAGGGATATTACTTTGTAAATTGGGGTCTAGAACTGTAACCCCCCTGggatacaattttatttttatttttatttcccaatagatatttgaaaatgaaagaatttgttatttgttACGTGTCCCTTGCCAAGCTACAATGCCTCATTCTTACGAATTGCACTACTTAACTGCTGCATCTTGGTAggaattaatataattaataatgaGATATGAAAGAGATAAATCATTGTTGAACTTTCTTTTGGAGAAACCAAAACTCTAAAATCTTTGCAGAATATCAGAAGATTTGAGGAGAAGATTTGAAGATTGAAGCCCCAATGAATTTGGAGAAATTTTGTAGGAACTCTAATAATGTTTTGAAGAATTGTCATCCACTCTCCAATCTcattcaaccaaaaaaaaaaacctttctcTTCTTGATAAAATCTTTAGAAGGTGCACAAAGCGGAGTTATCCGTTTTGGAAAGTTTTAGAAAAGGCTTTCTCCAATTTGCTTCCATGAATACAAAGGATATCAAACATGTTCTATATCTCAATAGGATATCAAACCATTTCTTTAAAATCTCAATGGTTCATGAAGCAGATTGCATCCATCCTAGAtaattttggatcaaattttgttgaaaaaataaTCACAAggtttcttttcattcaacacccAAGTACAATTTTATTGTGAAATTCATTGTATGTTTCCAATTTTTCATGTCTTATTTAACCAAAATTTTGCATCTACAATGTATGGCTAGCTTGAGAAATACTCCAAGCAAAGGTCTAAATATAGGGTTGCCGCCATGTTTGCTTGGGAAGTGCTCGCAGCTTGAATTTACTTGGCTATTGAATGATAAACGAGTGGTCGCTGCTTTTCAACATCACGTTAATATTCTTCATACCTCAGATGCTCAACCTTTAACACTTTTCCAACGCCTCGATTACTTTTTATTTCTACCATGTTAATTCTTTAACTGATAGAGCCCTAATCGTGAGCTGACGCAAGCCTACTTGTACCGGTGAAAAGAGGTTTTTATTTCTGGTTCACAAAAACTCTTGTGCAGGTGGAGATATCAGTACATTACAGTACTTTAGGATTACATATATAACGATAATAATACAATCCCATCATAGTATATCAACCCTTTTTGCGAAAATAGTTGCTCTCTGTCTTGCATTATAGATGAACAACATATCTATACCTACCATATTATGATATACGTGCCATAGAAGAAGCGCTGCAAATCACACGATGGAAGGAAATTTGACAAACTTAGAAGCTTTGTGACGTACCAACTGCTAAAATGATATTATTACGTATGGCACATGGGATAATATAGGGTCAAGGGCATGCGAAAATCCAAGAGGTCTAACCAACACTGGGGGCACGAACCAAAAATGGAGGAAGGTGATGTTCCAAAGTAGCTAGAAGCTCTCTGCCTTGACTTACCTCTTCTAATGACCCACCTCCAAGCATTCGAACAGCTTCAACAAGCTGCCCCCTCAGCCTTTGCGATAACAGACGACCCCCCACCTCAACACATTCCCTGTACAGTGGTATGTATGCAATTCCAACCCTCAAAGGAGCTGGCAGATCCCTTAAGCAAATTGGAGATTCCCCCCTCTTCAAAATCCTCATCAGCTTCATGTAATGTTCTTGCCCTTGCTTTAATCCATCCAAGAAAGCTGCCTCTGACCAGTGTTCTTGAACAAATGCTCTCAGCTCAGGAGCAACAGCCTCATCATCAGACTTTGCAATGCTGTCTGCAACAGCATAAGTAGCAGCAGCATCACCTAAGAAGTCAGAGTGGAGGAGAAACGCAACACCATCAAGAGATCCCCCACTTCGTTCACCCGCAGCCTTAAGAATTTCGATGCTGAGGGCCGTTAGGACATGCTTAGGAACATGGGGGAGGAGATATGCAGCCACACCAACTTGGCTGCTGGAAGTAGCGGCAGTGAGGGCCAGACAGAGCTCCATGTCTCGACAACCTCTTTTAACAAACCACTGGACAACCTGCATGCATCCTCTTTCAGCTGCTCTCATTAAAGGGCCCAAAAACGCCATAGCATTACCCTCTTCCACTAGACACTCCATTGTCCCAATCTTGCAGTAATGCGAGGCAAAACCCAAGGCAAGATCAACATCAACATCCAAGCTATTCCGTTGGGCAATCTAGACCAGAAAAATGCCAAATAACCAAACAAGAATTATTAAGGAAATGTcagtaaacaataaaataatgataataataatcttttcttttaaaaaaaataagaaaagacgCCCTACTCTTATAGCAAAAGTGAAAGCACACCTCAATTTCCATTGTTAcaagaaaaaatataaatctGATTAGGGTGTGATTCTAGCTTTGGTTCCTCAATTTGAGTTTTTCCGTGGAATCTGTTAGGCTCACTTACGTCTAAACAAGAAAAAGCCATTACATTTTCCCACAGGGCTTTCCATTCACTTGCATATTTTCCCAATCTAAATGCTTGGATTCCCTCACCACATTTGTGAGTGAGAGAGTATCAATCTTATGCAGTCTAGGAATAAAAAGGAATGTTATGACATAACTAGTTCAGACCATGTTTACTCTTGGAAACGTCTGATTATGTAAGGAATAACTACCACTTGACTACCCCTCATATCTCCAAATAGAAATTAGTTTACATGCAAGAACACCAAATAATTCTACGACTACAAGTAACCATAACTAAAATGTGCAGAGTGAGATTTTGTTCAAAAATAACTAAGAAACCCGTTCCATCCAACGACAAGATAGAGTGTAAGAATCAATCACCAAGTAGAATGAGATTAAGTTCACTTTAAAGCCTAAATTGGAAATTTTCTAACATAATGATTTTCTGTGTTCAGCATATACACAGTAGCACTATTTTCTTTCACCCTACTTGTTTAAACAAATCTTGAATAATGTTTCATGGCCACACAATCTCTCATGGACACCTTGAATAATGTCAAGGCATCTTCAACAAAGAATTAAGAAATTGCAAACAAGTAACTTGAAAATGTTGAGATTGTGCATCTCTCTCCCAAGAAGATTAACATATGGATGCATGCCACTGGCAGAACTTAAAAGCAGGCACAGAATCACAAATACACATGCACATATAGAGACATGCATGCATTTATCATTTTGATTTTGAGCTCTTGTTGTAGTTCCTCaaaaacatgtttgatatttCATTCCATATTCCACTTAAGACCCCATAACAACAAGAAAATTGCTCATTGAAATAATAACAAGAAAACATGTAGGCTGACCAAAAAACAATTTTAGGAAGTGCAACCTGCCTGATTGACTTAATTACCCTTAATCCTATTGCAATATTAAACGAATCTTaaccaattaattttttatatagccACAAAGTTATGCACGCTTCCTTTGACAAATTAATTTGAAGAATTAGTTTCAACTCATTCCTTTGCCAAAGAGTAAAACCTTGGTTCTTGAAAAATGCTACATAAACATACACAGCCAATAAATGAGAAAATGTCAAATCCCATTCCAAAGAAATAATGCACACCTGCAATAAAATGCGAACAAGTTCTGTACTGCCAAATCGAGAGGCTTCAAGGAAACACTGGTTGACATTGTCTGCACCCCCCTCCACCAACATATCCAACAAACCTTGGATCACCGTAGCTGAGATCCCAGAAGCCCAGCCAGCATCAAATGAGCTAGAGAAGAGTGTAAGAGGAAAGCAAGCTGCATCAAATGCTTCTGTAAAATCCTTTCCCGTAAGTTGGTTGCCAGCAAGATCTAGGAAAGTCTTAAACGCAGTTAACTGGAGTTGTATTTCAATAGCTGAGCAATGATTCACTCTATCGTTGCTCCCCTGACAGCGAGAATGGGAACCTATACATTTCAAAGCCCATTCGGTGAACTTTTGCACCTTGGCACCAGCTTCTGCCTTCAAGACCTCATCCCCATGGCATTCTTGTAGGCGCTCGTGCAACCTAATGAGAACCAATACAAAAAATTGGCACATACGGAATGAATAACCAATTAGGCAAGGTCTTCTACAAAAAGTTAGGAAAAAGCAATGGTAAACTCCATTTTTTTCCTGAAGCAGATTTTATAGAAGACACTCACAAAGAGTATCATATGGCATGAGGAAAACATTCAAGCAGTAACTTTTAAAAAGTTCATTTCAgattattttttccaaaatagtGAAATCAATGACATAAAACAGGCTGCATACATTATATGCATCTTTCATTAGACCTATCTTAAGTAGGCCCACTCTCCAATATACTACAAGCCACACACATAAACACTCCAAGTCCAATAACTAATTCAAAGCCACTTTTTTTGGTTGAATTCAAACCTTACTTCATGGGAAAAAAGGTGTGAAGGTTCATTCAATCAGATTTACAGAAAAACAGAAAACAACTTCTACTTCAGTTCTCAGAAACTATCTAAGCCAGAAGCAGGGAGAAATGCACAATAGTTAGCATTCTCTTATATGATGAACATAAGTGCAGTGAGTCTAATGCAACAATAAATGTACAGTTACCTGATTGTTATGCGTGATCATACATAAAACTGACAAAGAGTAACATGCATATCAAACAGCATGCATGAAGCCATTGACAGACTTAATGTCTTACCAGTGAATATtccaatatttaaaatataacacAAAATCATAACAGACATATCCAACAGATGTAAAGCCTTACAAAAACAATTTTATCTAATACATAAACATATAAATGATTACCAAGtaaaattgaagttagaagttgCAGATGGTTATATGTGATCCCTATTAGTGGAGTTTAGGAT
This region includes:
- the LOC107919791 gene encoding ankyrin repeat protein SKIP35-like isoform X1, encoding MEKGSEFVVGSENMHLEEPWFTGMDTEETEIGQPNSEIQGFRLEKGEASNMVFSTEAPLVIKESSTSGSCSCSLKKIKSTVAAKGSEFCQKDKSGHDKKLSRQCRIELGQLFQGAVSSHDWELAESLILSADPQTLNDALCVTLDAIWFLSTQQELYGITDLIKKIIANGAYDFTRAALRTSFLASCVSACQSRTMSLADTVTVMAQRLHERLQECHGDEVLKAEAGAKVQKFTEWALKCIGSHSRCQGSNDRVNHCSAIEIQLQLTAFKTFLDLAGNQLTGKDFTEAFDAACFPLTLFSSSFDAGWASGISATVIQGLLDMLVEGGADNVNQCFLEASRFGSTELVRILLQIAQRNSLDVDVDLALGFASHYCKIGTMECLVEEGNAMAFLGPLMRAAERGCMQVVQWFVKRGCRDMELCLALTAATSSSQVGVAAYLLPHVPKHVLTALSIEILKAAGERSGGSLDGVAFLLHSDFLGDAAATYAVADSIAKSDDEAVAPELRAFVQEHWSEAAFLDGLKQGQEHYMKLMRILKRGESPICLRDLPAPLRVGIAYIPLYRECVEVGGRLLSQRLRGQLVEAVRMLGGGSLEEVSQGRELLATLEHHLPPFLVRAPSVG
- the LOC107919791 gene encoding ankyrin repeat protein SKIP35-like (The RefSeq protein has 14 substitutions compared to this genomic sequence); amino-acid sequence: MEKGSEFVVGSENMHLEEPWFTGMDTEETEMGQPNSEIQGFRLERGEASNMVFSTEAPLVIKESPTSGSCSCSLKKIKSTVAPKGSEFCQKDKSGHDKKLSRQYRIELGQLFQGTVSSHDWELAESLILSADPQTLNDALCVTLDAIWFLSTQQELYGITDLIKKIIANGAYDFTRAALRTSFLASCVSACQSRTMSLADTVTVMAQRLRERLQECHGDEVLKAEAGAKVQKYTEWALKCIGSHSRCQGSNDRVNHCSAIEIQLQLTAFKTFLDLAGNQLTGKDFTEAFDAACFPFTLFSSSFDAGWASGISATVIQGLLDMLVEGGADNVNQCFLEASRFGSTELVRILLQIAQRNGLDVDVDLALGFASHYCKIGTMECLVEEGNAMAFLGPLMRAAERGCMQAVQWFVKRGCRDMALCLALTAATSSSQVGGAAYLLPHVPKHVLTAHSIEILKAAGERSGGSLDGVAFLLHSDFLGDAAATYAVADSIAKSDDEAVAPELRAFVQEHWSEAAFLDGLKQGQEHYMKLMRILKRGESPICLRDLPAPLRVGIAYIPLYRECVEVGGRLLSQRLRGQLVEAVRMLGGGSLEEVSQGRELLATLEHHLPPFLVRAPSVG